The genomic region TGGAACAAGCGGAAATTCGTAAATCACATTTCTGCGTTTGCGCCCGGTGCGCTGCCGATTAGTTGGCGTGCACATAGCCCGCCCCCATAGCGTGTTGTACATGTAACCATGGGGGCGGTTTTATTTTCGTTTGAGGTACTTGCGCGGGCGGTGCAAGCACCTTCTGTTTGTTTATATTCCGAGTACGGTTTTGGCGATGAGGAAGTAGAGGATCAGGCCGGTGGCGTCACAGAACGTGGAGATGAAGGGGTTGGAGAACACTGCGGGGTCTGCGCCCACCACCCGGGCGATGATCGGCATTACGCCACCGACGGAAGCGGCCATCGTGCAGATGGACAGCAGTGTCAGCCCAATAACCAGGCCGATCTGGTAGTTGAACACGAGGGAGGCGAGGATGAATCCGATTCCACCAAGCACGGCACCGAGGGTGAAGCCAACGCGAACTTCCCGGCCTAGTACGCGCACAACGTCGCGTTTCTCTACGTCTCCGAGTGCGAGGGCACGGGTGACGGTGGTGGCTGCTTGGTTACCGGTGTTCCCACCCGTACCGGTGAGAAGGGGGATGAACAGGGCTAGGGTAACGACTTTGTCGAGTGTGGATTCGAACGTGTCGAGCACGTGCACGGTGAGGATTGCGGATAGTGCCAGCACCAGCAGCCAGACTATACGGGACCGCACGATCCGTAGCACTGGGGTCGCGAGATAGGGTTGGCCCAACGGTTCGGACGCACCTGAACGCGCGGAGTCTTCGGTGTCCTCAACTTCAACGATATCTGCGGCGTCGTCCCACATTAGGAGGCCGACGTAGCGTTCTTGACTGTCCACGATCGGCATGGCCAGTAGGTCTAGGGGGAGGAACCAGCGGGCTGTGGTTTCGGCGTCGTCGTTCACGTGGGCGCGCACGGCTTCTGTCATGAGTTCCGAAATTATGGTTGACGATTCCGCCATAAACAGTTCCCGCAGCGAGGTGACGCCAACGAGTTTGCGTTGCCTATCTACTACCGGCAGGGTGTAGATGGTTTCCATGTCGTTTGCTACGTGCCGGACGATTGCGAGCGCGTCGCCGACTGTCATGTCGTCGTGGATGTCCACGATTTCTGGAGACATGTGGCGGCCGATTACGTCTTTTGGAAACCCGAGTAGTTTGCTGGTGGACTCGCGTTCTTGTTTTGTGAGGTTTGAGAACAGTTTGCGAGCTACGGATTGTGGTAGTTCGTCCAGTAGGGAAACTCGGTCGTCTGGATCTAGTTCGTCGAAGAACTCGAGTACTTCTTCGGTGCGCAGCGCCGTGATGAGGTCCGCTTGGTGTGCGGGGTCGAGCGTTTCGAATAGGCGCGAGGCGCGGTCTAGGTCAAGTAGGCGCAGCACCACCGCCGCTTTAGCTTTCGGGATGCGTTCCACGAGCGCGGTGAGCTCGGGGATGCTCAGGGAGGTTATTAGGGCGGAAACCTGTTTCGCGTTTTTCGCGGTGATACTTTGCGATAGCAAATCTTCTATTTGCTCTACGGTTTCTTCCATGATGCCTCCTTCGCTCCCCCGTTACCCTATCGCATGGACGCTCATTAGAGCATTATGCGTGAGAGGGTAGTTGCATGGGTATTTCTAGAATCGATGATGTTTACATTAAAACGGACAGTATCAATCCTACTAACACTGAGCTTGAAGCGTTGAGTTTAACCTGGCTGGCGGAAGGTGAGGAGTATGGTGGTGCACACGTTGTGCCAGTGGTGAGTGTGAAGCGCGGTGAGTTGCGTACGCGCGCGGTTGGGGCCGGTTCGGTCACAAAGGCGGCGGCACGCCAGTTTGGGCGGGCGTTGGCGGTGACGCATGCGGTGGGCGCGGATTATTTTGGGCAGCCGCCAACGGGGTGGAATGGTGATGGGTGGATGGGCCGCAGTGAGTTGGCGTATCCGTCGGCGGAGCGGGCTTTGGATTCGTGGGGTGCGTTTTTGGCGCGCGATAGGATTTTGCCGAACCTTAAGCCGGCTGTGGATAATGGTTCGATTGATGGCCGGGGTGCGGCTGTGATTGAACGCTTGTGTGAGCGTTTGCGCGACGGTGAGTTTGATAGCCCTCAACCTGGTTTAGTGCACACTGCGGCGGCGCGGATTCATGGGGATTTGTGGACGGGGAATGTGATTTGGTCTGCGACTGCGGATTTGCCTGAGGGGCCGCGGCGCGCGGGTTTAGGTTCGCGCGAGGGCGCGGCGTTGGCGGATGTGACGGGGGTGCTGATTGACCCGGCTGCGCAGGGTGGGCATGCGGAGTCTGACTTGGCTGCTCTAGGTGTGTTTGGGCAACGTTATTTAGAGGATATTTACGCGGGTTACAACGAGGAGTCTGCGCTTGCAGATGGGTGGGAATCCCGGATTGGTTTACATCAGCTGCACATGTTGATTGTGCACGCTAATCTTT from Gleimia hominis harbors:
- a CDS encoding fructosamine kinase family protein; this translates as MGISRIDDVYIKTDSINPTNTELEALSLTWLAEGEEYGGAHVVPVVSVKRGELRTRAVGAGSVTKAAARQFGRALAVTHAVGADYFGQPPTGWNGDGWMGRSELAYPSAERALDSWGAFLARDRILPNLKPAVDNGSIDGRGAAVIERLCERLRDGEFDSPQPGLVHTAAARIHGDLWTGNVIWSATADLPEGPRRAGLGSREGAALADVTGVLIDPAAQGGHAESDLAALGVFGQRYLEDIYAGYNEESALADGWESRIGLHQLHMLIVHANLFGGGYGAETVSVARRYL
- the mgtE gene encoding magnesium transporter; the encoded protein is MEETVEQIEDLLSQSITAKNAKQVSALITSLSIPELTALVERIPKAKAAVVLRLLDLDRASRLFETLDPAHQADLITALRTEEVLEFFDELDPDDRVSLLDELPQSVARKLFSNLTKQERESTSKLLGFPKDVIGRHMSPEIVDIHDDMTVGDALAIVRHVANDMETIYTLPVVDRQRKLVGVTSLRELFMAESSTIISELMTEAVRAHVNDDAETTARWFLPLDLLAMPIVDSQERYVGLLMWDDAADIVEVEDTEDSARSGASEPLGQPYLATPVLRIVRSRIVWLLVLALSAILTVHVLDTFESTLDKVVTLALFIPLLTGTGGNTGNQAATTVTRALALGDVEKRDVVRVLGREVRVGFTLGAVLGGIGFILASLVFNYQIGLVIGLTLLSICTMAASVGGVMPIIARVVGADPAVFSNPFISTFCDATGLILYFLIAKTVLGI